A genomic window from Winogradskyella sp. J14-2 includes:
- a CDS encoding LysE family translocator: MVAETLISFAIAASVLAISPGPDNIYVLVQSITNGKAYGLATVCGLITGCIIHTTLLAFGVSAIIKANEDLFFGIKVLGALYLLYLAYKVFKSDSQLDFDSETAPKKSLKALFVQGFFMNVLNPKVTIFFLAFFPGFLFSDSMSTIWQFYILGGIFMLVSFIIFSTIALLAGQIKSYTLKHKKSGVVFQWLQIVVFIGIAVFILV; the protein is encoded by the coding sequence TTGGTTGCTGAAACGCTCATATCATTTGCAATAGCTGCTTCTGTTTTGGCAATTTCGCCAGGACCGGACAACATTTATGTGTTAGTACAAAGTATTACTAATGGCAAAGCTTATGGTTTGGCAACGGTTTGTGGTTTAATAACAGGTTGCATTATTCATACCACACTATTGGCATTTGGTGTTTCTGCAATTATAAAAGCAAATGAAGATTTGTTTTTTGGTATTAAAGTCTTAGGTGCATTGTATTTGTTGTATTTAGCTTACAAAGTTTTTAAATCAGATTCTCAATTAGATTTTGATTCTGAAACAGCTCCGAAAAAAAGCCTAAAAGCGCTTTTTGTACAAGGGTTTTTTATGAATGTTCTAAACCCTAAAGTTACCATTTTCTTTTTGGCATTTTTTCCTGGTTTTTTGTTTAGTGATTCTATGAGTACAATTTGGCAATTTTACATTTTAGGTGGTATTTTTATGTTAGTGTCTTTCATCATTTTTTCTACTATAGCTTTATTGGCAGGACAAATTAAATCTTATACCTTAAAACATAAAAAATCGGGAGTTGTGTTTCAATGGCTGCAGATCGTTGTCTTTATTGGTATAGCTGTATTTATTTTAGTCTGA
- a CDS encoding hydroxymethylglutaryl-CoA lyase — protein MNTAVKLIECPRDAMQGIKDFIPTEKKVQYIQSLLRVGFDTIDFGSFVSPKAIPQMVDTAKVLSLLDLSATKSKLLAIIANTRGANDASIHPEIQYLGFPFSISENFQMRNTHKTIAQSVVTLQEILEIAGKSDKEVVVYISMGFGNPYGDPWNVDIVGEWTERLAKMGVKILSLSDTIGSSNPENINYLFSNLIPKYPKIEFGAHLHTTPTTWFEKIDAAYKAGCRRFDGAIQGFGGCPMAKDDLTGNMPTEKMLSYFTQQKAHDLNAMSFESAYNEATKIFSKYH, from the coding sequence ATGAATACAGCGGTTAAACTTATAGAATGTCCTAGAGATGCCATGCAAGGCATCAAAGATTTTATTCCAACTGAAAAGAAAGTACAATACATACAATCCTTATTAAGGGTTGGTTTTGATACTATTGATTTTGGAAGTTTTGTGTCTCCAAAAGCCATTCCGCAGATGGTAGATACAGCCAAAGTTTTGTCGCTGTTAGATTTATCTGCCACCAAAAGCAAATTACTGGCCATCATTGCAAACACAAGAGGTGCGAATGATGCTTCAATCCATCCTGAAATTCAGTACTTAGGATTTCCATTTTCAATTTCTGAAAACTTTCAGATGCGTAATACGCACAAAACAATTGCACAATCTGTAGTCACACTTCAAGAAATATTAGAAATTGCAGGTAAAAGTGACAAAGAAGTAGTTGTGTATATTTCTATGGGTTTTGGCAACCCTTATGGCGATCCTTGGAATGTTGATATCGTAGGAGAGTGGACAGAACGCTTAGCAAAAATGGGAGTAAAAATTTTATCGCTAAGTGATACAATAGGAAGCTCTAATCCTGAGAATATTAATTATTTGTTTTCTAACCTTATTCCCAAATATCCTAAAATAGAATTTGGAGCACACTTACACACCACGCCAACTACATGGTTCGAAAAGATAGATGCTGCATACAAAGCTGGTTGCCGTCGTTTTGATGGAGCTATCCAAGGTTTTGGCGGTTGCCCAATGGCAAAGGATGATCTTACAGGTAATATGCCAACCGAAAAAATGTTATCTTATTTTACACAACAAAAAGCTCACGACTTAAATGCCATGAGCTTTGAGAGTGCTTATAATGAAGCGACTAAGATATTTTCAAAATACCATTAA
- a CDS encoding TonB-dependent receptor family protein, which produces MKLKLALSILGFTSILLNAQNKERQEKPLDSIQKLDEVIINSNQIFGSKYVARHRTGSAYYISPKELKKFNYTDINRALRSVPGVTFYEEDGFGLRPNISLRGTSPQRSAKISLMEDGVLIAPAPYSAPAAYYFPSVGRMEAVEILKGSSQVQFGPFTTGGAINMISAQIPNKLNGEVRASYGLFNTQQLLARVGDRKENFGYLVEYLNFGSDGFKNLPDDSNTGFDINEVTAKFKINSNKDARLKQALETKFHYYDERSNETYLGLTEEDFDLAPYSRYAASQDDRMTAQQLQLMLTHTLDFSKNVRLTTNGYYNKFSRNWFKLDDVVFNGDAQRIATVVSDPTTFADHMAIVRGEVDSAADALLLKANNRVYYSKGLQTKFDYHWYGENTFHDIEVGVRYHYDEEDRFQWEDGYSIINQEMTRTSLGPRGAQGNRISSATAFAAYAMYKLKYNNLTLTPGLRYENIVLQRENFGNNDPNRTGSELAFRENKVDIFIPGMGFNYSFSNNISVFGGVHKGFSPPGSSVGEESEESINYELGSRFTIGGIRGEVVGFYNDYSNLLGSDLAATGGTGSLDQFNAGEVAVSGLELLLNYEVLKNNSSFKLPVTFAYTFTHTEFLNSFGSSNDLWGEVNEGDQLPYIPMHQFNTSISLEHAKYELNLSGRYNGEFRTLAGTGTIPNDEKVASSFIIDFSGKYHLSKTLSLTGNIINLLDETYAVSRVPAGLRPGHPFGGSLGFEFRF; this is translated from the coding sequence ATGAAATTAAAATTAGCTCTATCAATACTTGGTTTTACAAGTATTTTATTAAATGCACAAAACAAAGAAAGACAAGAAAAACCTCTTGATTCCATTCAAAAATTAGATGAAGTTATTATTAATTCTAATCAGATTTTTGGTAGTAAATATGTAGCAAGACATCGCACTGGTTCTGCCTACTACATATCGCCTAAAGAGTTAAAGAAATTTAATTACACAGATATTAATCGAGCGCTAAGATCTGTACCAGGTGTTACCTTCTACGAGGAAGATGGTTTTGGATTACGCCCAAATATAAGTCTTAGAGGAACATCTCCTCAACGAAGTGCTAAAATATCGTTAATGGAAGATGGTGTACTTATAGCACCAGCTCCCTACAGCGCGCCTGCTGCCTACTACTTTCCGTCTGTTGGGCGCATGGAGGCTGTTGAAATTTTAAAAGGTAGTAGTCAGGTACAGTTTGGTCCTTTTACAACAGGTGGTGCCATTAACATGATATCTGCTCAAATTCCTAATAAATTAAATGGCGAAGTAAGGGCAAGCTACGGTCTTTTTAACACTCAGCAATTATTGGCTAGAGTTGGTGACCGCAAAGAGAATTTTGGCTATTTAGTTGAATATTTAAATTTTGGCTCTGACGGATTCAAAAATCTACCAGACGACAGTAATACAGGGTTTGATATTAATGAAGTAACCGCAAAATTCAAAATTAATAGTAATAAGGATGCCAGATTAAAACAAGCCTTAGAAACTAAATTTCACTACTATGATGAGCGCTCTAATGAAACGTACTTAGGGTTAACCGAAGAAGACTTTGACCTAGCACCTTACAGTAGATATGCTGCATCACAAGACGATAGGATGACAGCTCAACAATTGCAATTAATGCTTACCCATACTTTAGATTTTAGTAAAAACGTTAGACTTACAACTAATGGATATTACAATAAGTTTTCGCGAAATTGGTTTAAATTAGATGACGTTGTCTTTAATGGTGATGCTCAACGTATAGCAACAGTAGTTTCTGATCCGACAACATTTGCAGACCACATGGCAATTGTACGCGGAGAGGTTGATTCTGCGGCAGATGCGCTTCTTTTAAAAGCAAATAACCGTGTATATTATTCTAAAGGTCTACAAACAAAGTTTGATTACCATTGGTATGGTGAAAACACGTTTCATGATATAGAAGTTGGTGTGCGCTATCACTATGATGAGGAAGACCGTTTTCAATGGGAAGATGGTTATAGCATAATCAACCAAGAAATGACGAGAACATCCTTAGGTCCAAGAGGTGCTCAGGGTAATCGAATTAGCAGCGCAACAGCCTTTGCTGCTTATGCCATGTATAAACTAAAATACAATAACCTAACCCTAACACCAGGTTTACGCTATGAAAATATTGTATTGCAACGTGAAAACTTTGGTAATAATGACCCTAATAGAACAGGTTCTGAATTGGCATTTAGAGAAAATAAAGTAGATATTTTTATTCCAGGAATGGGCTTTAATTATTCCTTTTCTAACAATATTTCTGTTTTTGGCGGTGTGCACAAAGGGTTTTCACCTCCAGGAAGTTCTGTAGGCGAAGAATCTGAAGAAAGTATAAATTATGAGCTTGGTTCAAGGTTTACAATTGGTGGTATCCGTGGTGAGGTAGTTGGTTTCTACAACGATTACTCCAATCTTTTGGGCAGTGATTTAGCAGCCACAGGAGGGACCGGATCTTTAGACCAGTTTAACGCAGGTGAAGTCGCAGTTAGCGGCCTTGAGTTATTATTGAATTATGAAGTGCTTAAGAACAACAGCAGTTTTAAATTACCTGTAACCTTTGCTTATACATTTACACATACGGAGTTTTTAAATAGTTTTGGAAGTAGTAATGATTTATGGGGCGAAGTAAATGAAGGTGATCAATTACCATATATACCAATGCACCAATTTAACACCTCTATATCATTAGAGCATGCAAAATACGAGTTAAATTTAAGTGGTCGGTACAATGGTGAGTTTAGAACATTGGCTGGTACTGGTACTATACCAAATGATGAAAAAGTAGCATCGAGCTTTATTATCGATTTTTCTGGAAAATACCATCTCTCTAAAACCTTAAGTCTAACGGGAAATATCATTAACCTTTTAGACGAAACTTATGCTGTATCTAGAGTACCAGCAGGATTAAGGCCAGGACATCCTTTTGGTGGAAGTCTAGGATTTGAATTTAGATTTTAA
- the guaB gene encoding IMP dehydrogenase gives MTAHENKILGEGLTYDDVLLVPAFSEVLPREVNIETKFTRNITINIPVISAAMDTVTESRMAIAMAREGGIGVLHKNMTIEQQATKVRRVKRAESGMIIDPVTLTTQATVADAKNAMKEHSIGGIPIVDFNGNLKGIVTNRDLRFEHNNDRPIVEVMTGENLVTAPVGTSLKDAEAILQENKIEKLLIVEGDKLAGLITFRDITKVTQKPIANKDSYGRLRVAAAIGVTVDAIDRAEALVNASVDAVVIDTAHGHTKGVVSVLKEIKSKFPNLEVIVGNIATAEAAKYLVEAGADAVKVGIGPGSICTTRVVAGVGFPQFSAVLEVAAAIKGSGVPVIADGGIRYTGDIPKAIAAGADTVMLGSLLAGTKESPGETIIYEGRKFKSYRGMGSVEAMKQGSKDRYFQDVEDDIKKLVPEGIVGRVPYKGELYESIHQFVGGLRAGMGYCGAKDIATLKETGRFVKITASGIHESHPHDVTITKEAPNYSR, from the coding sequence ATGACAGCACACGAAAACAAAATCTTAGGTGAGGGTCTTACCTATGATGACGTCCTTTTAGTTCCAGCTTTTTCTGAAGTTCTTCCTCGCGAAGTAAATATTGAAACAAAATTCACAAGAAATATTACCATTAATATCCCTGTAATATCCGCAGCAATGGATACTGTTACAGAGAGTAGAATGGCTATTGCAATGGCTCGCGAAGGTGGTATTGGTGTGCTTCATAAAAATATGACTATTGAGCAGCAGGCGACCAAGGTAAGACGTGTAAAGCGTGCTGAAAGTGGCATGATTATAGACCCGGTTACATTAACGACTCAAGCTACAGTAGCTGATGCCAAAAATGCTATGAAAGAGCATAGCATTGGCGGTATTCCTATTGTTGATTTCAACGGAAACTTAAAGGGAATTGTTACCAACCGTGATTTACGTTTTGAGCACAATAATGACAGACCTATTGTTGAAGTGATGACTGGTGAAAATTTGGTGACAGCACCTGTTGGTACCTCATTGAAAGATGCCGAAGCTATTCTACAAGAAAATAAAATTGAGAAATTACTCATTGTTGAAGGCGATAAACTCGCTGGTTTAATAACGTTTAGAGATATTACTAAAGTAACACAAAAGCCAATTGCCAATAAGGATTCTTACGGTAGGTTACGTGTTGCGGCTGCTATTGGAGTTACGGTAGATGCTATAGATAGAGCCGAAGCATTGGTAAATGCAAGTGTAGATGCCGTTGTTATTGATACAGCTCATGGACATACTAAAGGTGTGGTATCGGTTTTAAAAGAAATAAAATCTAAGTTTCCAAATCTCGAGGTTATCGTTGGAAACATTGCTACAGCAGAAGCCGCTAAATACTTGGTTGAAGCTGGTGCAGATGCTGTTAAAGTGGGTATTGGTCCAGGTTCTATTTGTACAACACGTGTGGTTGCTGGCGTTGGATTTCCGCAGTTCTCAGCTGTTCTAGAGGTTGCCGCAGCTATCAAAGGTTCTGGTGTACCTGTAATTGCAGATGGTGGAATTCGTTATACTGGCGATATACCAAAAGCTATTGCTGCTGGTGCTGATACGGTAATGTTAGGGTCATTGCTTGCAGGAACTAAAGAGAGTCCTGGTGAGACCATTATTTATGAAGGTCGTAAGTTTAAATCGTATCGTGGAATGGGTTCTGTTGAAGCTATGAAACAAGGTAGTAAGGATCGTTATTTCCAAGATGTTGAAGACGATATTAAGAAATTAGTGCCAGAAGGTATTGTTGGTCGTGTACCATACAAAGGCGAATTGTACGAAAGTATTCATCAATTTGTCGGCGGACTAAGAGCCGGAATGGGTTATTGTGGCGCAAAAGATATTGCAACCTTAAAAGAAACAGGCAGATTTGTAAAAATCACTGCCAGTGGAATCCACGAAAGTCATCCACACGATGTAACGATTACCAAGGAAGCACCTAACTATTCTAGATAG
- a CDS encoding alpha/beta hydrolase has translation MKKIIIITAFVILSISCKNQGAIYNDPIPEHDSLTITSKYVNEDRVINIWTPQNYKNSKEHFPVLYMPDGGIKEDFPHIANTLAKLLEENKIPPFILVGIENTERGRDLTGSSEAEDDKQYCPITDGAKDFRAFISEELTPKINSRYRTKAKKGIIGESLAGLFVMETFFTKPETFDFYIAMDPSLWWNNNYLANNANTLLTKLPEKDIKLWFAGSNTEDISQYTKKVEMALQNDAPSNLTWKYSDEPNEEHSTIFRATKEKALIWTLND, from the coding sequence ATGAAAAAAATAATTATAATAACCGCTTTTGTTATACTATCTATAAGTTGTAAAAATCAAGGTGCAATATATAACGACCCAATACCAGAACACGACAGCTTAACAATAACATCTAAGTATGTCAATGAAGATCGCGTTATTAATATCTGGACACCACAGAATTACAAAAACTCTAAAGAACATTTCCCGGTACTTTACATGCCAGATGGAGGTATTAAGGAAGATTTTCCACATATTGCCAATACATTGGCTAAATTGTTAGAAGAAAATAAAATACCACCTTTTATTTTAGTTGGCATAGAAAACACTGAAAGGGGAAGAGATTTAACGGGTTCTTCTGAAGCCGAAGACGATAAACAATATTGCCCAATTACAGATGGAGCAAAAGATTTTAGAGCTTTTATCTCTGAAGAATTAACACCAAAAATTAATAGCAGATACAGAACAAAAGCTAAAAAAGGTATTATTGGAGAATCTCTTGCTGGACTGTTTGTTATGGAAACCTTTTTTACAAAGCCAGAAACTTTTGATTTTTACATTGCTATGGATCCTTCGCTTTGGTGGAACAACAATTACTTAGCTAATAATGCAAATACGCTTTTAACCAAACTTCCTGAAAAAGACATAAAACTATGGTTTGCAGGCTCAAATACAGAAGATATTTCGCAATACACCAAAAAAGTTGAAATGGCATTGCAGAACGATGCACCATCAAATTTAACTTGGAAGTACTCTGATGAGCCTAACGAGGAACATAGCACTATTTTTAGAGCAACTAAAGAGAAAGCGCTTATTTGGACCTTAAATGACTAA
- a CDS encoding anti-sigma factor domain-containing protein, with protein sequence MDIKAYIESGILELYVAGKLSEKENQEVYELMQQHPEILQEVLEIEAAIVKLTAAVSPHAIDFESFKGKLNTDTKVVDLKPRKPSWISYTGWAASVLLAGGLLWTLNNKNKVEEELQTVSTEKQYLEIQIEEARGDLTATKNLLDAIRDKDVIAVPLGGQGDYASTYAKVYWNKADNTIYLDGEGLPNAPEGKVWQVWSLTLNPLTPTSLGTIDDFNTDDNKIFTIANANESQAFGITLEPAGGSESPTMEQLYTLGVVTPTP encoded by the coding sequence ATGGATATAAAAGCATACATAGAATCGGGTATTTTAGAGCTTTACGTAGCTGGTAAGCTTTCTGAAAAAGAAAATCAGGAAGTTTATGAGCTTATGCAACAACACCCAGAAATATTACAAGAAGTTTTAGAAATAGAAGCAGCTATCGTAAAACTTACTGCTGCGGTATCACCTCATGCTATAGATTTTGAATCGTTTAAAGGAAAATTAAACACAGACACCAAAGTTGTAGACTTAAAACCAAGAAAACCTAGTTGGATTTCCTACACAGGTTGGGCAGCCTCCGTTTTACTTGCTGGTGGTTTATTATGGACCCTTAACAATAAGAACAAGGTTGAAGAAGAGCTACAAACCGTTTCTACCGAAAAGCAATATCTCGAAATACAGATTGAAGAAGCCAGAGGCGATCTTACAGCTACCAAAAATCTGTTAGATGCCATTAGAGACAAGGATGTTATTGCGGTACCTTTAGGTGGCCAAGGAGACTACGCTTCTACCTATGCCAAAGTGTATTGGAACAAAGCCGACAATACCATTTACTTAGATGGTGAAGGTCTGCCAAACGCACCAGAAGGTAAAGTATGGCAAGTGTGGTCTTTAACACTAAACCCATTAACACCAACGAGTTTAGGTACTATTGACGATTTTAACACCGACGACAATAAAATATTTACCATTGCCAATGCCAACGAAAGCCAGGCCTTTGGTATCACCTTAGAGCCAGCAGGTGGTAGTGAAAGCCCAACGATGGAACAACTTTATACACTTGGTGTGGTAACGCCTACTCCGTAA
- a CDS encoding RNA polymerase sigma factor, whose protein sequence is MTELETLVQQFQSKNQVAFKKLYEMYSDSIHGVVYNIVKDADIADEIMQDVFIKAWHKADTYSSKKGRFFTWILNIARNAAIDVTRSKAFKQSKQNLNSDYFVDIITSNDNLDNSTDAIGIKKFVTSLGKKCKEVIELLYFKGFTQKEASEELNMPIGTVKTRNRNCIQQLRDMVL, encoded by the coding sequence ATGACGGAATTAGAAACATTAGTACAGCAGTTTCAGTCTAAAAACCAAGTTGCGTTCAAAAAACTATACGAGATGTATAGTGATAGCATACATGGTGTAGTTTATAACATCGTAAAAGATGCTGATATTGCCGACGAAATTATGCAAGATGTCTTTATAAAGGCATGGCACAAGGCGGATACCTATTCTTCAAAAAAAGGGCGTTTTTTTACGTGGATACTTAATATAGCACGCAACGCAGCTATAGATGTAACACGGTCTAAGGCCTTTAAACAATCCAAGCAAAACCTCAACTCAGATTATTTCGTAGATATAATAACAAGCAACGATAATTTAGATAACAGCACAGATGCTATCGGAATAAAAAAGTTTGTAACTAGCCTAGGTAAAAAATGTAAAGAAGTTATAGAACTATTGTACTTTAAAGGATTTACTCAAAAAGAAGCTTCAGAAGAGTTAAATATGCCAATTGGCACAGTAAAAACAAGAAATAGAAACTGTATTCAGCAATTAAGGGATATGGTATTGTAA
- a CDS encoding superoxide dismutase family protein has product MKYIKLSVFAIAIVFATACKDNKKEVEETIETEEDNTVKLEKTEMKIKLDPKSGSNATGTIKFIEENGKVTMMAYLSDLDKGEHAIHIHESADCSSPDGKSTGGHWNPTAQPHGKWGSETGYHKGDIGNFKVDDDGKGEIKFTTDEWCLTCEDPTKNIIGKAIIVHQGTDDFTSQPSGAAGSRISCGAIIE; this is encoded by the coding sequence ATGAAATATATTAAATTGAGCGTTTTTGCAATTGCTATAGTTTTTGCTACAGCTTGTAAGGACAATAAGAAAGAAGTAGAAGAAACTATTGAAACCGAAGAAGATAATACTGTAAAACTAGAAAAAACAGAAATGAAGATTAAGTTAGATCCTAAGAGTGGTTCTAATGCAACTGGCACTATAAAGTTTATTGAAGAAAATGGTAAGGTTACTATGATGGCCTATCTTTCTGATTTAGATAAAGGTGAACACGCCATACATATACACGAGTCTGCTGATTGTTCATCACCAGATGGTAAATCTACTGGTGGACATTGGAATCCGACAGCCCAACCGCATGGTAAATGGGGATCAGAAACAGGGTATCACAAAGGAGATATTGGGAACTTTAAAGTTGATGACGATGGTAAAGGAGAAATTAAATTTACAACAGATGAGTGGTGCCTAACTTGCGAAGACCCAACCAAAAATATTATTGGTAAAGCTATAATAGTACACCAAGGAACAGATGACTTTACATCACAGCCATCTGGAGCAGCTGGTAGTAGAATCAGTTGCGGTGCCATCATAGAGTAA
- the hemN gene encoding oxygen-independent coproporphyrinogen III oxidase, with translation MCQKLVNKYNVAGPRYTSYPTVPYWNAETFSLQQWKQVLKQSFDESNTEEGISLYLHLPFCESLCTFCGCHKRITKRHEVELPYIKAVLKEWQLYRELLGTKPKIKELHLGGGTPTFFSPENLSFLITELLRVSDLAKDYEFSFEGHPNNTTQAHLQALYELGFRRVSFGVQDYNLKVQKAINRIQPFENVKRATETARKIGYTSVGHDIIFGLPFQTEIDVIETIQKTKALMPDRIAFYSYAHVPWIKGNGQRGFKDEDLPTAESKRRQYETGKSLLEKIGYTEIGMDHFALKTDGLYKAMQNETMHRNFMGYTASKTQAMIGLGVSSISDSWYGFAQNVKSIEEYYNILENNIIPVYRGHILNEEDLKIRKHILNLMCHFKTSWKQPEEVFEELPEILIKLKELEQDGLIEFERKQITVTEKGKPFIRNVCMAFDLLLQRKKPDTQLFSMTI, from the coding sequence ATGTGTCAAAAGTTAGTAAATAAATACAATGTGGCAGGTCCACGTTATACCAGCTATCCTACGGTTCCGTATTGGAATGCTGAGACATTTTCATTGCAACAATGGAAACAAGTTTTAAAGCAATCCTTTGATGAGTCTAATACAGAAGAAGGGATAAGTTTGTACTTGCACCTGCCATTTTGTGAAAGCCTCTGCACATTTTGCGGATGCCACAAACGTATTACCAAAAGGCACGAAGTAGAGTTGCCATACATAAAGGCAGTTTTAAAAGAATGGCAGTTGTACCGAGAATTATTAGGTACAAAACCAAAAATAAAAGAATTGCATCTTGGTGGAGGTACACCTACATTTTTCTCACCAGAAAATTTAAGCTTTCTTATTACGGAATTACTTAGAGTGTCTGACCTTGCTAAAGATTATGAGTTTTCGTTTGAAGGACATCCAAATAACACTACCCAAGCGCATTTGCAGGCACTGTACGAATTAGGGTTTAGACGCGTGAGTTTTGGAGTTCAGGATTATAATCTGAAAGTTCAGAAGGCGATAAACCGTATTCAACCTTTTGAAAATGTAAAACGTGCTACGGAAACAGCTAGAAAAATTGGTTACACATCTGTTGGACACGATATTATCTTTGGTTTACCGTTTCAAACGGAAATAGATGTCATAGAGACCATTCAAAAAACAAAAGCCTTAATGCCAGATCGCATTGCGTTTTATAGTTATGCACATGTGCCATGGATTAAAGGAAATGGACAAAGAGGCTTTAAAGATGAAGATTTACCAACTGCCGAGTCTAAGCGTAGACAGTACGAAACTGGTAAATCGCTTTTAGAAAAAATAGGCTATACCGAAATAGGTATGGATCATTTTGCATTAAAAACTGATGGACTTTACAAAGCCATGCAAAACGAAACCATGCATCGCAACTTTATGGGTTATACAGCCTCTAAAACACAAGCTATGATTGGCTTGGGTGTATCATCTATAAGCGATAGTTGGTATGGCTTTGCGCAAAATGTAAAGTCTATTGAAGAATATTACAACATATTAGAAAATAATATTATACCAGTTTACAGAGGGCATATTTTGAATGAAGAGGACTTAAAAATTAGAAAGCATATTCTCAATTTAATGTGTCACTTTAAAACCTCATGGAAACAACCGGAAGAAGTATTTGAAGAATTGCCAGAAATACTTATAAAACTAAAAGAACTAGAGCAAGACGGTTTAATTGAATTTGAAAGAAAGCAGATAACCGTAACTGAAAAAGGGAAACCTTTTATAAGAAATGTTTGTATGGCCTTTGATTTGCTGTTGCAACGCAAAAAGCCAGATACCCAACTATTTTCAATGACCATCTAA
- a CDS encoding universal stress protein, whose amino-acid sequence MKKIIVPIDFSEHSEFALEAAANLAQKFGSELIVLHMLELSNAILTANGNSINEEAVFYLKLAEQKFDAFLDRPYLEGIKITPIVKHFKVWSEVNDVANAHNANLIVMGSHGASGVKEVLVGSNTEKVVRHADIPVLVIKHNPILLDFENGVFASDFTDEAITPYLNARKTFKKIGATMHLVYVNSPDGNFRSSTEIDKRISLFLKKADGDLDNLENVHVVSDYSIEKGILNFANTIGADLIAVATHGRKGLAHFFEGSISEDIANHSTLPVMTFKI is encoded by the coding sequence ATGAAAAAAATTATTGTACCTATAGATTTTTCAGAGCATTCGGAATTTGCTTTGGAAGCGGCTGCGAACTTAGCTCAGAAGTTTGGTTCGGAACTTATAGTATTACACATGTTAGAACTATCTAATGCTATATTAACGGCTAATGGGAACTCTATTAATGAAGAAGCTGTTTTCTATCTAAAATTAGCGGAACAGAAATTTGATGCTTTTCTAGACAGACCTTACTTAGAAGGTATTAAAATTACACCGATTGTAAAGCATTTTAAGGTTTGGAGTGAGGTGAACGATGTTGCCAATGCACATAATGCTAACCTTATCGTTATGGGTTCGCATGGTGCTAGTGGAGTAAAGGAAGTACTCGTTGGTTCTAATACGGAGAAAGTAGTTCGCCATGCGGATATCCCAGTTTTAGTAATCAAACACAACCCAATATTATTAGATTTTGAAAATGGTGTATTTGCAAGTGATTTTACGGATGAGGCCATTACACCTTACCTCAATGCAAGAAAAACCTTTAAAAAAATAGGCGCGACTATGCACTTAGTGTATGTAAACTCACCAGATGGTAATTTTAGAAGTTCTACAGAAATAGATAAGCGTATATCCTTATTCCTTAAAAAAGCAGATGGTGATTTAGATAATCTTGAAAATGTTCATGTGGTATCAGATTATTCAATAGAAAAAGGCATTTTAAATTTCGCCAATACTATTGGTGCAGATCTTATTGCTGTAGCCACTCATGGCAGAAAAGGCTTGGCACATTTCTTTGAAGGTAGCATTTCAGAAGACATTGCCAATCATTCTACGTTACCAGTAATGACCTTTAAAATATAG